The window acggccatgccaaagtacaaaagtatttgaatcagtaaacatCTGGTATATGATAGAGTGTGTTTCAATTGCACTAATTTTTTAATAGTATAAggcagaagataaagttggtaacttttctacaacgCACTTCTGGCCACaaacattctttgtaatacaaagatattccagaTTCATTTCATCTATCGTTTCAACATGATACATATTTcagcggatatctataaaactcaacaagtttattCAGGatttggaggagaacaatgcattatctataataagttttcttagacagaaatatagtggctcttccggagccttctaTCGAACTTATATTACCaaaaattgtagaaacatttgcttttttcctatgaaaataagaaaagtatttctcaTATTtaaatatggcatgagttgttccactatcaattacacaaatatcttcatgattggtctttgatctaaatataatttgaggattatccatattcttcaaaatgacataaacaaaatatattatagtaaatatcattatcaaaacataacttttatttatgtacaataattacttaaccatactatctactgcaaacaacaaaaattaaaatatttatatttctacaaATTTATCACcaatcacatgacttgtttctccttttgggagtgcaaagtaatcagttATATCCAAATGCATGAAATCTAAATTATCTTTAGAAATAAAATCTGCTTCAATATTTTTCTCTGTCTTTTTCAGGGAGGTTGGTTAAAGCTCAACTAGGTGCTTTGGCATACGACAGGTAcctgaccagtgccctttttatccacatctatagcatgcattttctgcatttgttgcttgcaccgcttcatgcttttgttccttccttttacACTGCTGGTgatgaggagggttctttggtgcattattattaccatgattatagtttcttccccgaccacgtcCATGACCatgactggggccacgacctctttcacgcttagcttggtgaaggttcgtctcattcacttcagggaatgaataagaaccagtaggtcgactTTCATGGGTTTTCATTAATAGCACATTATGTTGCttggctacaagaagatgtgagataagttcagaatactttttgaatcttATCTCTCGacattgctgctgcaggagcatattcgaggcatgaaaagtggtgaaagttttttccaacatatcatgatcagtaatattagcaccacataattttaattgggaaataatCCAAAACATAGCATAATTATACTCACTCATAGATTTAAATTCGGTAGCCTTaaatgagtccaatcataccatGTCTGTGGAAGAACGATCATCTTCAGATGGACATATCTGTCTTTTCAATTATTCCACATTATGATTGGATCTTTAAGAGTAATATATTTCATTTTCaagccctcatcaaggtgatggaataggaatatcattgctttggaaCTGTCTTgatttgatgcctgatttttgtccttgatggtgtctgccagactcATCGCATCAatatgaatttcagcatcaaacacccaggacatgtagcttttgccagatatatccagggctacaaatttaaatttagaaatatttgagattatttagaaaaagaaacttcgtacctctgatactttcaaagtatttgctcgagatgacaGAGTCTCATATtgataacgtattataaaataaaagctgtaaagtaaataaactgaaGACAAGTATAGGGATAGATTGATATATTAGTCAACTTCAAACTGatatacataatgaactgaaaactcctctatttataaaagaaaggaagcagctgcgataCTTTTCAGGAAGCAACTGCAAGGCTTTTTAGGAAGCAGCTGAGAGGATTTTCTTGAGCTGCTTGTAAATTATCTgcatgagttgcttgcaacctgcctgtttaataagaagctgctgcaaatcatttcattgagttgcttgcaacctacCTGCATCAGTTGCCTTGTAGATAAATTTTAATAGAGTACCAaacggataatcttcttcaggaagattatctattgcggagtaataaatggacatccacaatataattattttcataacaaaaaatatatatgtttaaCGGTCAAGAATTAATAATGTGTCATTCTCTAAAGATAAGCTTGGGCGATGACCACCCTTTGTCGAAAAATTATATTGggtatataaattaaatatttgatTTAAGAGGTGTATAATATTtacttcttttaagtttgaacacGTGAAAATTTATGGCTTTGCCACCGAAGATAAGCATTTATAAAAACCACATACCAACCCCAAGTAGCTCAGCAAAAGATAGGAGCTAAGGTGCCTCTATTTGTCAAAAAATAGATCTGTCCGTGAAAATGGCAAAATCCATGCGCTTCTTTGCCACAGTGTTACTTCTAGCAATACTTTTCATGGCTACTGGttcgtcttcttcttccttatcaaactttttttttttaaacattatTCTATGGTTAAAATAATTAGCATGATTTTGCGATTGAGAGTAAGCTTATTTCCTGCCTTCCACAGTTGAGCTTAAGGGTTCAAATCACACCAGTTGCCTAGGATAAGCCCATTATACCAACAAAACATTTTCTACCAAAAATATCTTTATTCACATTGCTCCGAGACTTCTAATAAAGAATGAAAGGTTACTTCACAATAATGTCGTACCATAATGTACTTATTATGTAGGGGCACATTTTTCAATTTATGTCTCTTTGATCAAGCACCAAGTTTAAAAAAGTTCAAAAACTTTTTGATTCCTAAGATTTTAATATAAAGTGTGTATAACATACCAAAAGTATCCTTTGAAATTAACGGTAAAATTGGGATCTACGTTTTATCAAACGTGCATGTATGGACTTAATTACTAATGTTAAAGTGTATATACGTACAGAGATGGGACCAATGACAATTGCAGAGGCAAGACATTGCGAGTCTCAGAGCCAGCGTTTTAGGGGACTATGTGTTAGGGAGAAGAACTGTGCCGCCGTCTGTGAAACGGAAGGATTTTCCGGTGGCGACTGCCGTGGACTCCGCCGCCGTTGTTTCTGTACTAGGCCATGCTAAGAATATTACTATatgttatatatattttatatatatataaactttaaTTTGAGAAAGCTCTTGAATAAGCACTATGATTGTTCAAAGATTAACGTGATAGTTTTGTTACTAATTAAACTAGTCGTGATCTTTGATCGTATGCAATTATGGTGGTAGGTGTATTTCGGTTTGTGATTTCTGtgatttatttttggttttctgCTACGTTATCGATAAAATATCTTCTTTCCTATTATTTCTTGTGTGTAGTGGTGTTGACTGTTGTGTATGGGGGCAGACGTAAATTCTGATTTTTGGtctaattaaaagaagaaaagattctAAAGTTATGGAATGTTAGAAAAATAATGGGATAGAAATAATCTAGCTTCGATAGTTTAATCACTATTCTTAAGAAATTTAAGTTCCCACTTTGTTGGTGCATGGGTAATAGCAGAATTCTTCTAAAATTTTACAAAGCTTCTGAAATTCCAGTTTTAACTATTAACTCAAATTTTCCACAAAAATAGAATATATGAGAGTTGTAGAAAATAAGTAGAAAAAAAGAGATGAAGTTTTCAAATGTATTTCGTTTTGGAAATGATATGGATATTCATAACATGCACATTTTAGAACCAATAGTcactctttttgaatttaaaaataaaacagtTAAAAAGCATTTTctgaaatttaattaaaaaatgcttttaattaattattaataaaataataggtGACTAAACTACTAATTCCTCGCTACTTATTTGGGggcttttgcatctatacccggtTTTGGGATCACAATTGAACTTATactcattttgcaaaaatatttgtaagCGTACTCACTTTACGATCAAGTTCAGACTTATCAggtctgaagttaaaaaaaattagtctgaagtaaaaaaattgtacttcaaatgcacttaaggcTAAATATGTATGAAGTGTAActaatggtttcatgcacttacgactaataagtctgaagtgaaaaattgcactttagatgcacttaaggctaaAAGGTCTGAaatgcaacaaacgttttgctacacttaaggcaaGTCTGaggtgaaaaattgcacttcagatgcacttaatgccaaaaggtctgaagtgcaacaaacgttttgctacagttaaggccaataagtctaaaGTGAAAAAGTACACTTCAGATGTACTTAAGGCAAAAAATTTTGAAGTGCAACAAatgttttgctacacttaaggacAATAAGTGTGaaatgaaaaattgcacttcaatacacttaaggccaaaaggtctcaagtgcaacaaacgttttgctacacttaaggccaataagtgtgaagtgaaaaattgcacttcagatccacttaaggccaaaaggtctgaaatGCAACCAACGTTTTTATGCACTTAAAGCCAAATAGGCATGAAGTGCAAATTGCCCAGAAAcagaaatttgttcttcgaattataataatccaatatacgatttaatacctaaatctactctaaatgagctcaaatttgaaacatagcCTCCAAATATTATCAGGAACAAAcctcaatcatcaatttgtcaaaacaacaataaatctaatgaacctattttgcaattaagaaaaagaagaagaagaaatcctaagcaataacaaaaaataaagcGTCATAACAGCTCACCATtgtaaaacatcataaactacattaaaatatgttcacaaccatcatataaaatcattgtcacccgaagaagaaggaggaggagaagaaaaaaacgaaggaggagaaagatgaggagaaagaggcctaaagttGTTTTAAAAGTGGATACAAATTAAAACgtttttaaaaagtgggtataagttaaatggggcggccaaatagggcgccccataTAATTTTTACCTTAATTGGTTCAAAGCCCAATTGCCCAATCTTGACTATTAATATTTAAGTCAAATTTCAATTTCCCTCCAAAAATATCCTTTAAAATATTCAAGCTATATAAGACGTTGAAGTACTTTTAaacacttctttctttctttcttttttcaatgTGGGATAAAAGAACATCTTCTGAAATACTCCCATCAAACACTAATTAATCTAATACGAGAAGTCAAaagtaattattttattaagaatAATAGCATAAACTATTTACCATAAGATTTAAAAAGTAAAGTTTTTTAGAAgctctttttgaaattttattgaaGCATAAATTATTGCTCTAATATtagtaaaagtatttttaaaattgaTTTGTCAAATAAAAATTGCtactttttaaaatttcaaaataaacgGTTTTGGAATTTTGGTCAAACACGTTACTATTCCCTAAACTTTTAGTTTGTGTGAATATATTTTCTTTATAACTACTTTCTAAATGTGAAAATAATTTagcataaaattttaattttagtcTTAATGAAAAACTTTAATAGTCATACAATTATTTCAAAAGTTTCAAAAGAATTACAGTCACAAAAATGTCATGATTTATTTAGaaccacaaattttaaaattttttaatttttttctaatcTTCGTATCcaatcaaataggttcacataaattaaacgTAAAAAATAATAGTTTATTCTTACCCTTCGTTTAAAGTTGGGGTGAAGCATGCTCCTGAAGTTTACAAAACTcgcaaatatttatttttattcgaACTCAGCTAACAAAAtcattacaaaataaaaataaaaattaaaaaataacgaGAAGGAAAGTAAAGGAAGGCTATATTTATTTGCCAGAAAGTAATAGAGTTATTAATTCTTGGCTCATTGTTTTACTTGTTAGGTTTAACTTATTCTCATTGTTCTCCTATCTGGCGTTTTATTGATTTAATCTGAAAAATAACATTTTCTATTGACATAATATTCATATATGATGACCATATTAATTAGTTACAAAATAGCTagactttgaaaattttaaaaaaataagaataagaaTAACTAGAATGGTTTCTCTTCCGGATATAATACTATGAATACCAATTACTTGCTCTATAGAAACATATTAGTCTATTGGAGtattttttttaccctttaattAAGAAGAGAATAAAGGGAAAATGTAGCAAGAAAAGTAAATATGGTTGCACGCCAATTTTtgtaatatattttaaaatattttgtaatacattttaaaatttaattacagtatggaaaaaatatttt is drawn from Nicotiana tabacum cultivar K326 chromosome 9, ASM71507v2, whole genome shotgun sequence and contains these coding sequences:
- the LOC107775919 gene encoding defensin-like protein P322, with the protein product MAKSMRFFATVLLLAILFMATEMGPMTIAEARHCESQSQRFRGLCVREKNCAAVCETEGFSGGDCRGLRRRCFCTRPC